In Solanum pennellii chromosome 3, SPENNV200, a single window of DNA contains:
- the LOC107015335 gene encoding chaperone protein dnaJ 8, chloroplastic yields the protein MATMGMTGSIGGCGAASASLFRLRNSAKKKTRNDKNGFRVSCVCSSSAVADPYKTLKIQPGASESEVRKAFRQLALKYHPDVCRGNNCGVQFHQINEAYDVVMSNLRGETRAELEMIEEYDDSNDESMRGMHEPDWDLWEEWMGWEGAGIRDYTSHVNPYI from the exons ATGGCTACGATGGGAATGACGGGAAGTATTGGGGGTTGTGGAGCAGCTTCAGCGTCTCTATTTCGATTGAGGAACTCAGCGAAGAAGAAGACTAGAAACGATAAAAATGGATTTAGGGTTTCATGTGTTTGTTCATCTTCTGCTGTTGCCGATCCGTATAAGACCTTGAAGATTCAACCCGGTGCATCTGAATCTGAAGTTAGGAAGGCGTTTAGACAGCTTGCTCTTAAG TATCACCCAGACGTATGCAGAGGAAACAATTGTGGTGTTCAATTTCACCAAATCAACGAAGCTTACGAT GTTGTGATGAGTAATTTGAGAGGTGAAACAAGAGCAGAGTTGGAGATGATTGAGGAATATGATGATAGTAATGATGAATCAATGAGAGGAATGCATGAACCAGATTGGGATTTATGGGAAGAGTGGATGGGATGGGAAGGTGCTGGGATTCGTGATTATACATCACATGTTAATCCTTACATATGA